In Hylaeus volcanicus isolate JK05 chromosome 9, UHH_iyHylVolc1.0_haploid, whole genome shotgun sequence, the following proteins share a genomic window:
- the LOC128881864 gene encoding THO complex subunit 2 isoform X2 translates to MAGKVWNSELWKAWDKHGKNDFLKLIKHKFKEGNTTEWRRGLYELISNGIRGNIKRDNVVQTLGELMNIDGAIPSAIVDIFTLIDVEAHNEERNNFYYIVKEAEKFLTDRILKERLEIDTLQDVGTLKNKNFQTKFIKVKTKLYYKQRKFNLFREESEGYSKLIVELNQERPENEVPSILEIVKSLIGYFNLDPNRVLDILLETFENRPQDDALFIPLIRSYMSDQQVLCEVLGFKYCCTVNATPFSLQKVTALMLQHGVIKLDDILPWLVPDDRTIIKEHEHAMKLAKEYVRKLSIISTKDKEEVLEEKENLQDKYSSNQKFGLCEALLEIGAWEVAQNLFGRLPEHSLTDQRPIALALCKMIQALIEPVYRKYCIISPKIQGRRIPPLKSSLAPKSLENLEHIHDQLLPMLIVLGPNLHHDPVLMYKIMRLCHVVIKQCPLDSNKQPVDKNNNLYYDVLTILDVALLPSLSFMDCNCCVAEELWNILKYYPYQNRYCLYARWKNDTPLQHAALLRKRADAQKMIKSIMKRVSKETIKPVGRSIGKLTHSSPGVLFDYVLIQIQLYDNLIGPVVDSLKYLTNISYDVLGYCLVEALAGADRDRFKHDGTSISLWLQSLASFCGAIFKKYNIELTGLLQYVANQLKAQKSLDLLILKEIVQKMAGIEAAEEMTSDQLDAMAGGDLLKNEAGYFSQVRNTKKSSQRLKEALAEHDLAVALCLLMAQQKHCVVYRETDKSHLKLVGKLYDQCQDTLVQFGTFLGSTMTVDEYVERLPSIHSMLQDNHIHSDVAFFLARPMFAHAINIKYDALRKADPNYKKMSTTMKQAKYAEAAQAVMAPVAQSVRPLHPLKVWEDISPQFLVTFWSLSMYDLYVPVESYQREINKLKQLAIQSADSKDVNVSKGKKEQERYTTLIEKLQDERRKQEEHVEKVFAYLRQEKDSWFLSRSAKSAKNETITQFLQLCLFPRCTFTTVDAMYCAKFVHTIHSLKTANFSTLLCYDRLFCDITYSVTSCTENEANRYGRFLCAMLETVMRWHSEKAIFDKECSNYPGFVTKFRVSNQFSEANDMVGFENYRHVCHKWHYKITKAIVVCLDSKDYVQIRNSLIILIKILPHFPVLAKLSQILERKVEKVREEERGQRQDLHVLATSYSGQLKAKTPNMIREADFHHVGDKAGKTQDAPSNDVSEKVGDGMSSKEITNGDTRMEKENKDQREKRSASNQIHHESSEKIRKKDESKESSDGKDKHAKKEEIKEDDPIDKKDRKYYKEEHYYSSGVDNLDRDLSSVSNSSASSGPTQDGSDRDAKRRKVESIQKEGRRAEGNLDKKERSSKGKIRDEQKELRKEKKLGRKRDRADDSAVTTEQKRRKDDERAKGAHQNGDIPEHREKHHYNKEKSPYTKERTHEREGRENRDKHRRSSDPKRR, encoded by the exons ATGGCTGGTAAAGTGTGGAATTCAGAATTATGGAAAGCATGGGATAAACATGggaaaaatgattt CCTCAAGTTAATCAAGCACAAATTTAAGGAAGGCAACACTACAG AATGGAGAAGAGGATTATACGAATTAATATCGAATGGAATCCGTGGGAACATAAAGAGGGACAATGTAGTCCAGACATTAGGTGAACTGATG AATATCGATGGGGCAATACCATCCGCGATAGTAGATATATTTACGTTAATAGATGTGGAAGCACataacgaagaaagaaataacttttattatatCGTGAAAGAAGCAGAAAAG TTTCTAACAGATAGGATATTAAAGGAAAGATTAGAAATCGATACCTTACAAGACGTAGGAACCCTGAAGAATAAGAATTTCCAAACCAAATTTATCAAAGTGAAGACAAAATTGTA TTATAAACAACGTAAATTTAACTTATTTAGAGAAGAAAGCGAAGGTTATTCTAAACTTATAGTGGAATTGAATCAGGAACGTCCGGAAAATGAAGTACCATCGATACTAGAAATTGTTAAATCTCTCATTG gatatttcaatttagacCCTAATAGAGTACTCgacattttattagaaacttttgaaaatCGACCTCAGGACGATGCACTTTTTATTCCTTTAATTCGTTCGTATATGAGCGACCAGCAGGTGCTCTGTGAAGTTTTaggatttaaatattgttgtaCCGTCAATGCTACTCCGTTTTCATTACAAAAAGTTACTGCGCTAATGTTGCAACACGGTGTCATCAAATTGGACGATATATTGCCATGGTTAGTGCCAGACGATAGGACTATTATCAAAGAACACGAGCACGCGATGAAACTAGCGAAAGAATATGTTCGCAAATTGAGCATAATCTCTACTAAAGATAAAGAAGAAGTCTTGGAGGAGAAAGAGAACCTACAG GATAAGTATTCGAGTAATCAAAAGTTCGGATTATGCGAAGCGCTTTTAGAAATAGGAGCTTGGGAGGTGGCACAAAACTTATTCGGTAGATTACCAGAACACAGTCTCACAGATCAGCGTCCTATCGCGTTAGCGTTGTGTAAGATGATACAGGCTCTCATCGAACCCGTTTACCGCAA ATATTGCATCATATCGCCAAAAATACAAGGCAGAAGAATTCCTCCGTTGAAGAGCTCTCTCGCACCAAAATCCTTAGAAAATCTCGAACATATACACGATCAGCTGTTACCAATGCTCATAGTTCTCGGTCCCAATTTACACCACGACCCTGTTTTAATGTACAAAATCATGAGATTATGTCACGTGGTTATCAAGCAGTGTCCATTGGACTCGAACAAGCAGCCCGTCGACAAAAACAACAATCTCTACTACGATGTACTGACTATCCTCGACGTGGCGCTGTTACCCTCATTGTCTTTCATGGATTGCAATTGTTGCGTCGCGGAAGAATTATGGaacattctaaaatattatccATATCAAAATCGATATTGCTTGTACGCTCGCTGGAAGAACGACACACCATTGCAGCACGCTGCTCTTCTGCGGAAAAGAGCCGACGCGCAGAAGATGATCAAATCTATCATGAAGAGAGTGAGCAAGGAAACTATCAAACCTGTGGGAAGATCGATAGGGAAATTGACTCATTCGTCGCCTGGTGTATTATTCGATTACGTTCTTATACAGATTCAGTTGTACGATAATCTCATAG GACCTGTTGTAGATTCTTTAAAATACCTGACGAATATTTCGTACGATGTACTCGGTTACTGTCTCGTGGAAGCTTTGGCAGGCGCGGATAGAGATAGATTTAAGCACGACGGCACCAGCATATCCCTCTGGCTCCAATCTCTTGCTTCCTTCTGTGGAGCCATAttcaagaaatataatatcgaaCTCACCGGTCTGTTGCAATACGTAGCCAACCAACTTAAAGCACAAAAAAG CTTAGATTTGTTAATATTGAAAGAGATAGTACAAAAAATGGCAGGCATCGAAGCCGCGGAGGAGATGACTTCGGATCAGTTGGATGCCATGGCGGGAGGAGATTTATTGAAGAACGAG gCTGGTTACTTTAGTCAAGTACGTAACACAAAGAAATCATCTCAACGATTGAAAGAAGCTCTCGCCGAACACGATCTCGCTGTAGCTCTGTGTCTTCTGATGGCGCAACAGAAACATTGCGTCGTGTACAGAGAAACGGATAAATCTCACCTAAAACTCGTTG GAAAGTTATACGATCAGTGTCAAGACACGTTAGTTCAATTCGGAACGTTCTTGGGTTCGACGATGACGGTTGACGAGTACGTGGAGAGACTTCCCTCCATACATTCTATGCTCCAGGACAATCACATACATTCTGACGTTGCATTTTTCCTCGCGAGACCCATGTTCGCCCACGCTATTAAC ATTAAATACGACGCGCTGCGTAAGGCAGACCCAAACTACAAGAAGATGTCGACTACTATGAAGCAAGCGAAATACGCAGAAGCTGCGCAAGCAGTCATGGCGCCTGTCGCGCAGTCCGTTAGACCTTTGCACCCCTTGAAAGTATGGGAAGACATTTCGCCGCAATTCTTGGTGACATTCTGGTCGCTGTCCATGTACGATTTGTACGTCCCTGTTGAAAGTTATCAGCGCGAAATTAACAAGCTGAAGCAACTCGCGATACAGAGTGCTGACTCGAAGGACGTG AATGTTAGTAaaggaaaaaaggaacagGAGAGATACACTACGTTGATTGAGAAATTGCAAGATGAAAGGAGAAAACAGGAAGAACACGTTGAAAAAGTATTCGCGTATCTGag ACAAGAAAAGGATTCGTGGTTCTTATCTCGGAGCGCCAAATCAGCAAAGAACGAAACGATAACCCAATTTCTACAACTGTGCCTGTTTCCTCGCTGTACATTTACCACTGTGGATGCCATGTATTGTGCAAAGTTCGTTCACACTATACATTCATTAAAGACTGCGAATTTTTCGACGCTTCTTTGCTACGACAGA CTTTTCTGTGATATAACGTATTCAGTTACCTCGTGCACCGAGAACGAAGCGAATCGTTACGGAAGATTTTTATGCGCCATGTTGGAGACAGTAATGAGATGGCATTCGGAGAAAGCCATATTCGATAAG GAATGCAGCAACTATCCTGGATTCGTGACAAAGTTCCGAGTTAGCAATCAATTCTCCGAAGCGAACGATATGGTAGGATTCGAGAATTACAGACACGTCTGTCACAAGTGGCACTACAAAATTACCAAG GCTATAGTAGTCTGCTTGGACTCTAAGGATTATGTACAAATAAGAAACTctttaataatactaataaaaatattgccaCACTTTCCTGTATTGGCCAAACTATCCCAAATCCTCGAACGTAAAGTCGAGAAGGTCAGAGAAGAGGAACGCGGACAACGTCAGGATTTACATGTCCTGGCCACTTCCTACAGTGGCCAACTGAAAGCCAAAACCCCGAATATGATTCGCGAAGCAGACTTTCATCACGTGGGAGATAAG GCGGGAAAGACGCAAGATGCTCCAAGCAACGATGTGTCGGAAAAAGTCGGCGACGGAATGTCGAGTAAAGAGATCACCAACGGCGACACTCGaatggaaaaggaaaataaggATCAGCGGGAGAAACGAAGCGCGTCGAATCAAATACATCA CGAAAGTTCCGAGAAAATCAGGAAGAAAGACGAGAGCAAGGAGAGTTCGGATGGAAAGGACAAGCAcgcgaaaaaggaggaaattAAGGAAGACGATCCTATAGATAAAAaggatagaaaatattataaa GAAGAACATTATTACAGCAGCGGAGTAGACAATTTAGATCGAGATCTTTCTAGCGTATCAAACAGTAGCGCTAGTTCTGGACCAACGCAGGATGGATCTGACAGAG atgcaaaaaggagaaaagttGAGAGCATACAGAAG GAAGGCAGACGCGCAGAAGGCAATTTAGACAAGAAGGAGCGTTCGAGTAAGGGGAAAATAAGGGACGAACAAAAAGAACTGcgcaaagaaaagaaattgggTCGGAAAAGG GACAGGGCAGACGATTCAGCCGTCACAACCGaacagaaaagaagaaaagacgACGAAAGAG ccAAAGGAGCGCATCAAAACGGCGATATTCCAGAACACAGAGAAAAACATCATTATAATAAG gAAAAGTCACCCTACACAAAGGAACGTACTCATGAACGGGAAGGACGTGAAAATCGAGATAAACA TAGGAGGAGTTCGGATCCCAAACGAAGATGA
- the LOC128881864 gene encoding THO complex subunit 2 isoform X1, whose amino-acid sequence MAGKVWNSELWKAWDKHGKNDFLKLIKHKFKEGNTTEWRRGLYELISNGIRGNIKRDNVVQTLGELMNIDGAIPSAIVDIFTLIDVEAHNEERNNFYYIVKEAEKFLTDRILKERLEIDTLQDVGTLKNKNFQTKFIKVKTKLYYKQRKFNLFREESEGYSKLIVELNQERPENEVPSILEIVKSLIGYFNLDPNRVLDILLETFENRPQDDALFIPLIRSYMSDQQVLCEVLGFKYCCTVNATPFSLQKVTALMLQHGVIKLDDILPWLVPDDRTIIKEHEHAMKLAKEYVRKLSIISTKDKEEVLEEKENLQDKYSSNQKFGLCEALLEIGAWEVAQNLFGRLPEHSLTDQRPIALALCKMIQALIEPVYRKYCIISPKIQGRRIPPLKSSLAPKSLENLEHIHDQLLPMLIVLGPNLHHDPVLMYKIMRLCHVVIKQCPLDSNKQPVDKNNNLYYDVLTILDVALLPSLSFMDCNCCVAEELWNILKYYPYQNRYCLYARWKNDTPLQHAALLRKRADAQKMIKSIMKRVSKETIKPVGRSIGKLTHSSPGVLFDYVLIQIQLYDNLIGPVVDSLKYLTNISYDVLGYCLVEALAGADRDRFKHDGTSISLWLQSLASFCGAIFKKYNIELTGLLQYVANQLKAQKSLDLLILKEIVQKMAGIEAAEEMTSDQLDAMAGGDLLKNEAGYFSQVRNTKKSSQRLKEALAEHDLAVALCLLMAQQKHCVVYRETDKSHLKLVGKLYDQCQDTLVQFGTFLGSTMTVDEYVERLPSIHSMLQDNHIHSDVAFFLARPMFAHAINIKYDALRKADPNYKKMSTTMKQAKYAEAAQAVMAPVAQSVRPLHPLKVWEDISPQFLVTFWSLSMYDLYVPVESYQREINKLKQLAIQSADSKDVNVSKGKKEQERYTTLIEKLQDERRKQEEHVEKVFAYLRQEKDSWFLSRSAKSAKNETITQFLQLCLFPRCTFTTVDAMYCAKFVHTIHSLKTANFSTLLCYDRLFCDITYSVTSCTENEANRYGRFLCAMLETVMRWHSEKAIFDKECSNYPGFVTKFRVSNQFSEANDMVGFENYRHVCHKWHYKITKAIVVCLDSKDYVQIRNSLIILIKILPHFPVLAKLSQILERKVEKVREEERGQRQDLHVLATSYSGQLKAKTPNMIREADFHHVGDKAGKTQDAPSNDVSEKVGDGMSSKEITNGDTRMEKENKDQREKRSASNQIHHESSEKIRKKDESKESSDGKDKHAKKEEIKEDDPIDKKDRKYYKEEHYYSSGVDNLDRDLSSVSNSSASSGPTQDGSDRDAKRRKVESIQKQEGRRAEGNLDKKERSSKGKIRDEQKELRKEKKLGRKRDRADDSAVTTEQKRRKDDERAKGAHQNGDIPEHREKHHYNKEKSPYTKERTHEREGRENRDKHRRSSDPKRR is encoded by the exons ATGGCTGGTAAAGTGTGGAATTCAGAATTATGGAAAGCATGGGATAAACATGggaaaaatgattt CCTCAAGTTAATCAAGCACAAATTTAAGGAAGGCAACACTACAG AATGGAGAAGAGGATTATACGAATTAATATCGAATGGAATCCGTGGGAACATAAAGAGGGACAATGTAGTCCAGACATTAGGTGAACTGATG AATATCGATGGGGCAATACCATCCGCGATAGTAGATATATTTACGTTAATAGATGTGGAAGCACataacgaagaaagaaataacttttattatatCGTGAAAGAAGCAGAAAAG TTTCTAACAGATAGGATATTAAAGGAAAGATTAGAAATCGATACCTTACAAGACGTAGGAACCCTGAAGAATAAGAATTTCCAAACCAAATTTATCAAAGTGAAGACAAAATTGTA TTATAAACAACGTAAATTTAACTTATTTAGAGAAGAAAGCGAAGGTTATTCTAAACTTATAGTGGAATTGAATCAGGAACGTCCGGAAAATGAAGTACCATCGATACTAGAAATTGTTAAATCTCTCATTG gatatttcaatttagacCCTAATAGAGTACTCgacattttattagaaacttttgaaaatCGACCTCAGGACGATGCACTTTTTATTCCTTTAATTCGTTCGTATATGAGCGACCAGCAGGTGCTCTGTGAAGTTTTaggatttaaatattgttgtaCCGTCAATGCTACTCCGTTTTCATTACAAAAAGTTACTGCGCTAATGTTGCAACACGGTGTCATCAAATTGGACGATATATTGCCATGGTTAGTGCCAGACGATAGGACTATTATCAAAGAACACGAGCACGCGATGAAACTAGCGAAAGAATATGTTCGCAAATTGAGCATAATCTCTACTAAAGATAAAGAAGAAGTCTTGGAGGAGAAAGAGAACCTACAG GATAAGTATTCGAGTAATCAAAAGTTCGGATTATGCGAAGCGCTTTTAGAAATAGGAGCTTGGGAGGTGGCACAAAACTTATTCGGTAGATTACCAGAACACAGTCTCACAGATCAGCGTCCTATCGCGTTAGCGTTGTGTAAGATGATACAGGCTCTCATCGAACCCGTTTACCGCAA ATATTGCATCATATCGCCAAAAATACAAGGCAGAAGAATTCCTCCGTTGAAGAGCTCTCTCGCACCAAAATCCTTAGAAAATCTCGAACATATACACGATCAGCTGTTACCAATGCTCATAGTTCTCGGTCCCAATTTACACCACGACCCTGTTTTAATGTACAAAATCATGAGATTATGTCACGTGGTTATCAAGCAGTGTCCATTGGACTCGAACAAGCAGCCCGTCGACAAAAACAACAATCTCTACTACGATGTACTGACTATCCTCGACGTGGCGCTGTTACCCTCATTGTCTTTCATGGATTGCAATTGTTGCGTCGCGGAAGAATTATGGaacattctaaaatattatccATATCAAAATCGATATTGCTTGTACGCTCGCTGGAAGAACGACACACCATTGCAGCACGCTGCTCTTCTGCGGAAAAGAGCCGACGCGCAGAAGATGATCAAATCTATCATGAAGAGAGTGAGCAAGGAAACTATCAAACCTGTGGGAAGATCGATAGGGAAATTGACTCATTCGTCGCCTGGTGTATTATTCGATTACGTTCTTATACAGATTCAGTTGTACGATAATCTCATAG GACCTGTTGTAGATTCTTTAAAATACCTGACGAATATTTCGTACGATGTACTCGGTTACTGTCTCGTGGAAGCTTTGGCAGGCGCGGATAGAGATAGATTTAAGCACGACGGCACCAGCATATCCCTCTGGCTCCAATCTCTTGCTTCCTTCTGTGGAGCCATAttcaagaaatataatatcgaaCTCACCGGTCTGTTGCAATACGTAGCCAACCAACTTAAAGCACAAAAAAG CTTAGATTTGTTAATATTGAAAGAGATAGTACAAAAAATGGCAGGCATCGAAGCCGCGGAGGAGATGACTTCGGATCAGTTGGATGCCATGGCGGGAGGAGATTTATTGAAGAACGAG gCTGGTTACTTTAGTCAAGTACGTAACACAAAGAAATCATCTCAACGATTGAAAGAAGCTCTCGCCGAACACGATCTCGCTGTAGCTCTGTGTCTTCTGATGGCGCAACAGAAACATTGCGTCGTGTACAGAGAAACGGATAAATCTCACCTAAAACTCGTTG GAAAGTTATACGATCAGTGTCAAGACACGTTAGTTCAATTCGGAACGTTCTTGGGTTCGACGATGACGGTTGACGAGTACGTGGAGAGACTTCCCTCCATACATTCTATGCTCCAGGACAATCACATACATTCTGACGTTGCATTTTTCCTCGCGAGACCCATGTTCGCCCACGCTATTAAC ATTAAATACGACGCGCTGCGTAAGGCAGACCCAAACTACAAGAAGATGTCGACTACTATGAAGCAAGCGAAATACGCAGAAGCTGCGCAAGCAGTCATGGCGCCTGTCGCGCAGTCCGTTAGACCTTTGCACCCCTTGAAAGTATGGGAAGACATTTCGCCGCAATTCTTGGTGACATTCTGGTCGCTGTCCATGTACGATTTGTACGTCCCTGTTGAAAGTTATCAGCGCGAAATTAACAAGCTGAAGCAACTCGCGATACAGAGTGCTGACTCGAAGGACGTG AATGTTAGTAaaggaaaaaaggaacagGAGAGATACACTACGTTGATTGAGAAATTGCAAGATGAAAGGAGAAAACAGGAAGAACACGTTGAAAAAGTATTCGCGTATCTGag ACAAGAAAAGGATTCGTGGTTCTTATCTCGGAGCGCCAAATCAGCAAAGAACGAAACGATAACCCAATTTCTACAACTGTGCCTGTTTCCTCGCTGTACATTTACCACTGTGGATGCCATGTATTGTGCAAAGTTCGTTCACACTATACATTCATTAAAGACTGCGAATTTTTCGACGCTTCTTTGCTACGACAGA CTTTTCTGTGATATAACGTATTCAGTTACCTCGTGCACCGAGAACGAAGCGAATCGTTACGGAAGATTTTTATGCGCCATGTTGGAGACAGTAATGAGATGGCATTCGGAGAAAGCCATATTCGATAAG GAATGCAGCAACTATCCTGGATTCGTGACAAAGTTCCGAGTTAGCAATCAATTCTCCGAAGCGAACGATATGGTAGGATTCGAGAATTACAGACACGTCTGTCACAAGTGGCACTACAAAATTACCAAG GCTATAGTAGTCTGCTTGGACTCTAAGGATTATGTACAAATAAGAAACTctttaataatactaataaaaatattgccaCACTTTCCTGTATTGGCCAAACTATCCCAAATCCTCGAACGTAAAGTCGAGAAGGTCAGAGAAGAGGAACGCGGACAACGTCAGGATTTACATGTCCTGGCCACTTCCTACAGTGGCCAACTGAAAGCCAAAACCCCGAATATGATTCGCGAAGCAGACTTTCATCACGTGGGAGATAAG GCGGGAAAGACGCAAGATGCTCCAAGCAACGATGTGTCGGAAAAAGTCGGCGACGGAATGTCGAGTAAAGAGATCACCAACGGCGACACTCGaatggaaaaggaaaataaggATCAGCGGGAGAAACGAAGCGCGTCGAATCAAATACATCA CGAAAGTTCCGAGAAAATCAGGAAGAAAGACGAGAGCAAGGAGAGTTCGGATGGAAAGGACAAGCAcgcgaaaaaggaggaaattAAGGAAGACGATCCTATAGATAAAAaggatagaaaatattataaa GAAGAACATTATTACAGCAGCGGAGTAGACAATTTAGATCGAGATCTTTCTAGCGTATCAAACAGTAGCGCTAGTTCTGGACCAACGCAGGATGGATCTGACAGAG atgcaaaaaggagaaaagttGAGAGCATACAGAAG CAGGAAGGCAGACGCGCAGAAGGCAATTTAGACAAGAAGGAGCGTTCGAGTAAGGGGAAAATAAGGGACGAACAAAAAGAACTGcgcaaagaaaagaaattgggTCGGAAAAGG GACAGGGCAGACGATTCAGCCGTCACAACCGaacagaaaagaagaaaagacgACGAAAGAG ccAAAGGAGCGCATCAAAACGGCGATATTCCAGAACACAGAGAAAAACATCATTATAATAAG gAAAAGTCACCCTACACAAAGGAACGTACTCATGAACGGGAAGGACGTGAAAATCGAGATAAACA TAGGAGGAGTTCGGATCCCAAACGAAGATGA
- the LOC128881740 gene encoding 60S ribosomal protein L31 has translation MAKSTEKKGKSAINEVVTREYTVNLHKRLHGVGFKKRAPRAIKEIRKFAEKQMGTPDVRIDTRLNKQLWSKGIRNVPFRVRVRLSRRRNDDEDSANKLYTLVTYIPVATFKGLQTENVDASQD, from the exons ATGGCCAAGTCTacagagaaaaaaggaaagagcGCTATCAATGAAGTAGTGACTCGCGAATACACCGTGAACCTTCACAAACGCCTTCATGGTGTTGGATTTAAGAAACGTGCTCCACGAGCAATTAAAGAGATACGCAAGTTTGCTGAGAAACAAATGGGTACTCCAGATGTGAGGATCGATACTAGGCTTAACAAACAACTTTGGTCCAAAGGAATTAG GAATGTACCATTCAGAGTTCGTGTACGACTAAGCAGAAGGAGAAACGACGACGAGGACTCcgcgaataaattgtacacTCTCGTTACGTACATCCCAGTTGCTACTTTCAAAGGTCTACAAACAGAGAATGTTGATGCGAGTCAagattga
- the LOC128881739 gene encoding protein phosphatase 1 regulatory subunit 14B isoform X2: MEGGGVLTAERSPARANLHVAFTEKGEVKERREKFLTAKYGSHQMSLIRKRLAVEMWLFDELEKLYETVNDSGKNREVEIDIDELLDMDSDDHRRRFLQELLVDTKKPPHDINKIL; this comes from the exons ATGGAAGGAGGTGGGGTACTTACCGCTGAACGTAGTCCGGCACGCGCGAATCTACATGTGGCATTCACAGAGAAAGGAGAAGTGAAGGAACGCAGAGAGAAATTCCTGACAGCCAAGTATGGGTCTCATCAGATGTCTCTTATTCGTAAAAGACTGGCAGTGGAAATGTGGTTGTTTGATGAactagaaaaattatacgaaacaGTT AATGACAGTGGTAAAAATCGTGAAGTCGAAATCGATATAGATGAACTTCTTGATATGGATAGCGACGATCATAGACGAAGATTTCTGCAa gaaCTACTGGTCGATACCAAAAAGCCTCCACATGATATAAAC aaaatacttTAA
- the LOC128881739 gene encoding protein phosphatase 1 regulatory subunit 14B isoform X1 codes for MEGGGVLTAERSPARANLHVAFTEKGEVKERREKFLTAKYGSHQMSLIRKRLAVEMWLFDELEKLYETVNDSGKNREVEIDIDELLDMDSDDHRRRFLQELLVDTKKPPHDINKFINDLLEKAKTL; via the exons ATGGAAGGAGGTGGGGTACTTACCGCTGAACGTAGTCCGGCACGCGCGAATCTACATGTGGCATTCACAGAGAAAGGAGAAGTGAAGGAACGCAGAGAGAAATTCCTGACAGCCAAGTATGGGTCTCATCAGATGTCTCTTATTCGTAAAAGACTGGCAGTGGAAATGTGGTTGTTTGATGAactagaaaaattatacgaaacaGTT AATGACAGTGGTAAAAATCGTGAAGTCGAAATCGATATAGATGAACTTCTTGATATGGATAGCGACGATCATAGACGAAGATTTCTGCAa gaaCTACTGGTCGATACCAAAAAGCCTCCACATGATATAAAC AAATTCATTAATGATTTACTCGAAAAAGCTAAAACACTTTGA